AAAGAAGCTGTTGTAATAGAAGATGAATAACCTCGAATAGCATTACCTTGTGTAGTTCCAGTTGTCTCACCAAACACACCGGCCGGCTCATACGAACCACCAGCATCACCTGAAGTGATACCCTTAACACCGAAAGTTCGCGCGTACCCTGACATAGCTGTATTTTCTCCCAAAGTGTTTGCTCCCCAGTCACTCTGAACTTCTAAACCTCTAACTGTATTTCCAAACGTCGTAGCGTCTTCTATTTTTATAAAATTACCAACCAGTGTACTAGTAGCTGTATTGGTGGCATATAGATATGACCGATCGCCGTACTGTGTAGAGCTGGCAGTGCTGTTAGCAAAGGTCAAATACCTATCTATACCCGCTACCCCGGCGTCAGCATAATTTAGATTTTCAATAGTCAGACGCGAAGCTGGAGTAGTGGTAGCAATACCAATACTTCCATCGTTTTTGATATATAACCTATCCGTGTAACTTCCGGTAGTTTGGAATCTAAAATCTCCAGTAGCGTTTGGTAATATAAAATTCATGCTACCACTAGTATCAGAACCACCTATTAGTACATTGTTAGCTGAACTCATGGATAATAAAGATTTAACACTACCCGCATTGTCTCTAGTGGCAAGACTGTAGTTATTAGGTATAAATATATGGCCATCCACCGTCAGCTTCCTTACCGCTGTAGTAGTACCAATAGACACATCACCACCAGAGCTCACATAAATACCCTCATCGTCTCCGTCACCTGAAAGGAAATTAGAGCCGAGAGCTATGTTAGCCGCTGTGCCGGACATGGTCAGGTTACCGGCAAATGAACCCGTGCCACTGACAGTAAGGTTTCCATCTAAGTAAGTATTGCCAGTGACAGTAAGCTTGGAAGAAGGAGTAGTACTACCAATACCAATGTTTCCACTAGATAGTGAAGTACCGGTACCATCAATACCAGTACCGAAGATAAGGTTACCTATAGATAATTGATTAGACCCAGTTGAAGAAGCGGCATCAATATCATAACCAATTAATATATTGTTTGAACCAGTCGTGACTATGTTACCCGCTCTATAACCAAGGAATATATTATTAGAACCGGTTGTTAAAGCCTCACCGGTTTCTGAACCGAATAACGAGTTATTTGAATAAGAGTTACTAAGTACACCAATACCGGCATGGTAACCAACTGCAGTGTTGCTACTGGCCGCACTTGAAACATAGCGCATCGCATTACTACCAACCGCCACATTTTTAGCACCGGTAGAAATATTCTGAGCCGTAAAAGCACCATAAGCTGTATTATCATCACCGGTAGTAACACTTAGAGAATTGGTACCAAAAGCTGAGTTTGCACTACCGGCAGAATTACCCGCCAAAGCAGAAGAACCGAAGGCATTATTATTTCCTCCAGTAGTGTTAGAGTTTAAAGCATTAATACCAAAGGCGTTATTATATCCTCCGGTAGTGTTTAGTTTTAGAGCACTATATCCAAAAGCAGAGTTGTTAACTGAAATGTTGTTGACCAAAGCATCAATTCCGACTGCAGTTTGCGTAGTATTTATCACCATTGCACTAGCTGAATTCATGGTAATTACTCCACCGGTAGTTTGGGTAGTAAGGTTGACTACCCCTAAGGAACCATCAGCAATATTGTCTGTATAAGTAGTGGTAGAGTTATCGTTTATAGTCGTTACCAAATACATAGCCCCCCAGACACCATCCGCATCTTTGTTACGATAAATCTTTCGTCCGGTCACGGCTGGGTCGCTAGATACTGGGATATTGGTTAGATTAATCTCTTGGGATGACGGTGATACTTGACCAGAAAGTTTACCGACCTCAGTTTCACCGGTAGCGGTAATGTAAGAAACTCGGTAGCGATAGGTGCCCGACAAACTTCCCGCCCCACCCAAGGCAATACTTGGTGTCACGGTAGACGGTGCGTCAACTATTGAGAACCGTAAATCCCCAGCGCCGATGTCTAATTTTGCTTGTGGTGTTGAAGTACCAATACCCAAATTAGTCCCATCAAATACTAAATCAGCATCATCCGTCACCGCAGTACCACCACTGTTAGCAAACAACAGTCGGTTAGCCGTGTATGAAGAGATGGTGTCAGAGAGACCAAGAAAAGTTCCGTCTCCTAGACCGAGGGTAGAGGTAGAGATCCAGTCAGTGCCGGTGCCGGTTGAGGAGAGAATTTGGCCTAAGGTTCCAGAGGCGTTAGAAGAGTCAAATAGTGCTCCAGTGATGAAAGCGTCGCCAGCAACGGTAAGCTTTGAAGACGGCGTGGTGGTGCCGATGCCGATGTTTCCGTTATTGAGAATTTTCATAACAGGGTTTGAGGTAGAACCGATTTCAAACTGTATGACACCAGAGTCATTAGGGACACCCAGTATCATACTGCCGCTAACTGTAGATCCGTTTATGAGAACATTGTTAGCTGAAGTCATGGACAAGAGAGAAACATTGTTAGCAGAAGTATCTCTAGTCATAAAACTATAATTATTTGGAATATAGATACTTCCATCCACATTAAATTTAGCCACGTCAGTTGTGGTACCGATAGAAACATCACCAACGTTATTTACATAAATACCCTCATCATCACCATCGCCGGAGAGCCAATTAGAACCAAGGATGATATTAGCCGCAGTACCAGACATAGTTAAACTATCAGAAAAAGTACTTGTGCCGGCTACGGTCAAATCTCCTTCTAGGTAAGTACTGCCAGTAACTGTAAGTCTGGAGGATGGAGTAGTGGTGCCGATGCCGATGTTGCCAGCAGAACTTATAGTAGTAGTTGCTGTTCCGTTAACAAAATTTAGAGAACCATTACCCCAACCGACAACAGCATCATCTTGGTTGTGGAAAAATTCTATATAGTCATCAACCTGACCCTCGTCTGAAGAATAAACACGGAAAGTCGGGTTGTCAGTATTATTACTTACTATTCTGTTATCATTCCGTTCTCCCAAAATAAAATATCCACTAGTGTTTAAATAACCTCCTACTCGGGTTTCAGCAACCATCGCTTCATAACCACCGCTATTTCGATAAAGAAATCTTGCCGTGGATTGAGAACCTAAAGTAAAATCAATATTATCATTCAGAGCTAAAGCACTGTTAAATAATATACCGGCACTACTTCCGTTTAAGGTATCTTGACCCAATGTAATAAAATACTGATGATCAGTACCTATGTTTAAACACTGGTTATAAGTACTACCACTTCCACACAATCGAATATCTCCATTGGTATCATTTTCTATGTATTCATCGTTGGCTAAAGTCGTCGTTCCCGATAAAGAGGTTACACCAGAAACAGTCAGATTACCTGACGTATCAACATTTCCATCAAAGTAAGAATTACCAACAACTGTCAGCTTACTGTCTGGTGTGGTGGTGGCGATACCAACGTTGCCATTGTTTAGGATGGTGAACATTTCTGTAGCACCTGCAAACAAACTTAGTATCTTACCTGCACCATTTTGAATTAAGGTCAAAAGAGCAGAACTACTTGTAGCCTCCATAGTGTCAGCATCATCTGCGCGCAAGAAAGAAGTGGTAGCAAAACCATCAAAGGTGTTAGCATTCTCTGCAATAAACGCTGCCGGTACCGCGCCCAGCACTTTTCGAGGAGACATTTCGCCGTCCCAACTTGGTGTACCAGTTCCTCCAATCTCCACACCCAAGTAAAGGGACTGGTCGAAATCTACCGAACCCAAGGAAGACACGTCACCGAGCATGACTGAGAAGAGGCCGTTAGTGACAGTCACCTTATTTACTCCCGTTCTGGCCTCAGACCAGATAGCGGTTGAAGTAGCTGCCGTACTGGAAGACAGTAGCCAGAAATTCATGTTGTAGTCACCGTCTGCTACCGCCACGCCAACAGAATCAGTTAGTTTACCTTGGTAATTTATCTCCTGATTGAACTGTGCCAAAGAGACAAAAGGAGAAACCATAAAAGCAAAAACCAGCACTAGTGTGCTTATCATGAAAAGTATTTTGTTTGGAAGCAAAATTTTCATAATCTTATGGACCGGCGTTACTTAAGGTTTTTTTAGACGTTGGTACGGACACAAAAGGATACTCCATTATTTCTCCATCCTGATTCTGGTATGAAATTATCCCTGCATTTTCACCTGTATATTCAATTTTTACAGGATCAGAAAACATCTTTTTTATATCTTCATCACTGTAAGCGCTACCAGGTGACAACAAAAATACCCCGCCATTATCCATTCCCACATCCCGAGTTTCACTTTCATCGAAAAAGATCGGGTACTCTGTATTCCCTGATGAAAGTAGAGTTGAAACCTCTGGCGATAGATTTACTTCACGTGCTGTTTGCGCAACCAAAGAAGTTGATTCTATGTTTTGGTTAATCCAAATATTTTTATAATAAGAATTTATATCGGCATTCGAATAAATAACACCACCCACAAAAAAACCAAGCAACATAACAAAAGCAGAAATAAACAAAGACCTTTGCTCAGCTAACTTAACAGCTATATTTACACCCGAAACTATAGACTGCACCTCCTGCTTTATATTTAATTCACGTCTTCTTTCGTGACTAAGGTGATGTTTCCTGATCGACTGCTCTAAATTTACAGAATCAATGAAACGCTCAAGTGAAACTATATCAATAAACCAATGACGGCCAACTTGTGTTGCTACTATTTTTTTGTCACGCGCCAGTTTGGAAATATAATCACGCGAGTAAGAGACTTGCTTTGCCGCGAGCTTGAGAGAAAGCATTTTTATTCCGTCAATTTCAATTTGTACAGACATACGATTTACCTTTAATTATAAAGCTAAATCGAGACAAAATCAGTTTTCAGCTGTTAATAACCAGTAACCAAAACGTCGGCTCAAAAGTGCTAAAGTTTGTATCCAAAATCCACGCCATTAGGAGTATAAACCACCTCAACCTCTACCAAAGCAGTTGCAAGAAAAAGCAGTATAAAAACAGCAATCAGTAACCAAAGAGTGGTTGGTACAAAGAAATCTCTTTCAGGTGTAGAAGCAATTGGTAATGAAGAAGGGGTGACGTTTAATGATACAGTATCAGTTTCAATGAATTTTTTGAGTTCTAAATTCACTTTATTAGTTTTTGAATTATTTAAATCATCTTCCTTAACAAGGTCATACTCAGTAAAATCGTCCTGTATTGAAGTAACAGATATCTCACCTTTTAAGGATATCTCGGGCAATTCGCTACTAGTAAACTCTACTCCTTTAGAAGCTCCAGGAAGATTGAGCTTCTTACTTTCGGCTAAATTAACAGATAATTTTTTTGACTCACCTTGAAGCCTAGGCATGAGATCAGCATCATCAACTTCATACTGAATTGGCTTCCAAGTTATCTTCCTTTCAAAATTTTTATTCAAAATTCGATTCTTGGCCACGTTTTTAGTCAGTGCTGGCTGCACGTCTATCCGAGATTTTAAAGACATACCACTATTTATCAACGTTTTCTCGGATGTCGACTTCGATTCAACATAGCGATTCTTCTTATGCGCCGAGAGTGATATGGGGTTCACGTACCAATTCCTTCCAATCAACTGAGCATCAATCTTACGAGCACGACAAAGCTGACCTATGTAATCTGAAGTATATTTAAACTTCTTGGCCAAAAGAGATGCTCTATGATATTCAATCCCATCTATAGTAACTACGTCCATACTATGAATAGTATAACAGACGCTATAAGGAAAAACTCGGATAACGGAGCTGTGTGTTTATAAATCTATATCAGTAAAATCTACTTAAGTTCTTGCCTTAACAAATCCAGTAGAAGACCCGGGTTAGCGGCTCCTTTAGTTTTCTTCATACCTTGACCAACCAAAAATTGTATAGAAGCTTCTTTTCCAGCTTTATAGTCAGCTACCACCTCTGGAAATTCAGCTATGATTTCTCGAACAGTTGGCAACAAAGCTTCGGGGTTGAATGTCTGAAGTAAACCTCTTTCCTCAGCTATCTTCTCAGGGTCAAAATCGGTCTCTAGAAGCTCCCTTAATAAATGCTTGGCTACTCGAGAATTAATTGACCCTTTATTGAGGATAATCATGAGCTTAGCAAAATTAGGAACAGATAGACTAAGCTTTCTAGATTCTTCCAAATCAATCATGGATAGTATATCAGAAGTAAGATAATTTGCTGATAGCTTTACAACATCATTGCTTAAATCATTAAAGGTCTCAAGAAGCTCACAAAAAAAATCGTCTATAACACGTGTGCTGATTATAAGCTCAATCTGAGCGGCTGGAAGTCCGATATCACTATATTTTAAGCGCTTTTCGTTCGGTAAAACAGGGAGTATCTCGGATAAACGAGACTCACTAAACAGATTGTACTCTGGTGTATTTATCTTAGTAAGGTCAGGGTCTGGGAAATACCGATAATCCTTAGCACTTTCTTTTTTTCTTTGTGTGTAAGTACGTAATTTGACCTCATCCCAACCTCTGGTTTCTTGTTCTACCACCCCCCCTTCTTCAAGTAGTCTAATTTGCCGCTGAACCTCATACGCTATGGCACTTTCAACCGACTTAAAAGAATTTAAATTTTTTACTTCTACTTTAGTACCAAGTTTGTCGGTTTTACTGACAGAAATATTTGCTTCGATACGCATCTCTCCTCTTTCCATTTGTGCGTCAGATATGTTGATGGTTTGGAGTAGTAGTTGTAGCTCTCTAGCAAACCTCCCGGCAGTACCAGCATCATGTATGACTGGTTCTGTAACTAGTTCCATTAGTGGCACACCTGCCCGATTAAAATCTACAAGACTGACACCATCATGGTCATGCTGACTTCTTGCTGTATCTTCTTCAAGATGAACTCTTGTTAACTCTACATCAGCTAAAACTCCACCTGTTAAAAATGGAAAAGCATACTGACTGATTTGGTACGCCTTAGGGATGTCAGGGTAGAAATAATTTTTCCTATCAAACTCTGAGTAGGTGGCCGCACTAGAGTTGACTGCCTTTCCAAAGAGAAGCACCTTCGCAACAGCATCTTCGTTTGGCGCAGGAAGTGTACCGGGATGACCTAAACAGATTGGGCAAGTATACAAATTAGGTTGACTATTGTGAGGATCGTTTTTACATCCACAAAACATCTTACTTTCTGTCTTTAACTCAGCATGGACTTCAAGTCCAATGGTAGCAGTATAATTTTTACTCATGATTAATTATTTTGATGTTTAATTAAGTAACTAAAGTTTGCGAATTACAGACCAGAACATGTCTTATAATTAGTACAACTTTACCACAATTCCTCATTATGGACACATGTTTACATTCACCACAGTCTCCTTTCGACCTTCTTTTAACTTTCAAGTAGATGCTTGCTTAGAGCCGTTTGCAGTTCTTTTATACCTACACCACTATTAACTGATATGGCAAGCACACGCTTCGCAATTTTGTCAATAGCGCCCATTAGTTCATCTAATTTAGCCTTATTTATAAGGTCTATTTTAGTAATAATAACCCACTCCTCCTTGTTCACTAGGCTAGTATCGTAGGCAAAAAGCTCGTCTCGAATCGCCTGATAGCTGCTCAAAACATCGTCTTCCTCAACGGAAATCAAATGGAGAAGCATCTTAGTATGCGTAACATGCCTTAAAAAAGTATGTCCTAACCCCTTACCTGATGACGCTCCAGCTATGAGACCAGGGATGTCCGCCAGGACATATCCGTTGAGATCTCCAAGATGAGGTTCTATTGTTGTAAAAGGATAAGAGCCTATCTTAGAATTAGCATTAGTGAGTGTGTTGAGTAAGGTAGATTTACCAGCGTTCGGCTTACCAATCAAACCGACATCAACAACTAACGACAATGTGACGGTTACTGTTCCCTCCTCTCCCTTTTTTCCTAGAGTCGATTCTTCAGGTGCCTGGTTGATAGCTGATCTGAAGTGTCTATTCCCAAGACCCCCACGTCCACCCTTAAAAATAATTTCCGTCTGCCCTTCCGACATAAATTCATAAACTCGGCCCCGCGCCTCATCAGTCACAATAGACCCCACCGGTATATCAACAACCAAATTCTCACCATTTTTTCCATGAAGATTTTTATTCATTCCATCACCACCTTTTTCTGCTTCAAATTTTTTTTCACCAGTGTATTTGGCTAAAAGATTTACATCACGAACAGCCCGCATAACTATGCTTCCTCCTCGTCCGCCATTACCACCAGCCGGACCGCCTTTAGGCTTAAACTTTTCTCTATTCCAACGCACCACTCCATCTCCACCATCTCCGGCTTTTGCGTAAATTGTAATCTGATCTACAAACATATAGACTCACAGTAATACCATAAACACACTCAATTGTACATGGTCTACTTAATCAATTGTTTGTTATTTATTAAATAGCCATAAGGAGACTATACAAAAAAATAAACTATACTCTTTTTAATAGTCGCTACTAATGCTTGAGTCAATGTTTTGGGTGTAAGTGAATTTTAGTACTCGGTTTATCAAATAATGAAAAACAGACCTGACGCAAAGTGGGACCGCAAGAAAATAGGACCATGTTATGCTAGGTCCTATTTTGTGAAACATACAATATCCGAGTCTCTTTTAATCAGAATATCATTATTTATATAGACATATCGTGATTAGAGATACTTATTTCCTACCGCACTAACCACCGAGACAATAAGTGAACCAAGTAAAGCGTGTAAAAATGAGGCGACGGCAAAACCTTCTATGAAGGAGGCGGCAAACCAAAATAACGCTGCATTAATAATAATCATAAAGAGCCCTAATGTGATGACTGTAATAGGGAGAGTGAGGATAAATAGCACTGGTCTAACGAATAGATTCAACAAACCTATGGTTATAGCCGCTATAATAGCTGGATAGAAACCGTCAATCTCAATCCCTGGTATGTAAGCTGCTACAACAAGTAAGGTCAGAGCCGTAAGTAGTAATTTATTTATTAACCTTAGCATAAGTCTCTACTTATTTTTATCTACAATCGTCCAACTTTTATCTGCCAAGAGAGGCTCTGCTTTCTTGTACTTCATAGTTTGAATTTCTTTACCATTAGTGATAGTCACCATATCATTACGACCATACTGTGCGTCATTACGAGCTGGCTGCTTTGGGGTATTGTTTTTAGTAAAAGCGGTCTCACCAGCGCTCTTTTGAGCTGCTTCAGCCTGTTCTTTCATAACCGCCTCCTCTCTCTCAACGATTACCGGTTGCAGTTTAGGGA
Above is a genomic segment from Candidatus Nomurabacteria bacterium containing:
- a CDS encoding helix-turn-helix domain-containing protein — encoded protein: MSVQIEIDGIKMLSLKLAAKQVSYSRDYISKLARDKKIVATQVGRHWFIDIVSLERFIDSVNLEQSIRKHHLSHERRRELNIKQEVQSIVSGVNIAVKLAEQRSLFISAFVMLLGFFVGGVIYSNADINSYYKNIWINQNIESTSLVAQTAREVNLSPEVSTLLSSGNTEYPIFFDESETRDVGMDNGGVFLLSPGSAYSDEDIKKMFSDPVKIEYTGENAGIISYQNQDGEIMEYPFVSVPTSKKTLSNAGP
- the gatB gene encoding Asp-tRNA(Asn)/Glu-tRNA(Gln) amidotransferase subunit GatB, producing the protein MSKNYTATIGLEVHAELKTESKMFCGCKNDPHNSQPNLYTCPICLGHPGTLPAPNEDAVAKVLLFGKAVNSSAATYSEFDRKNYFYPDIPKAYQISQYAFPFLTGGVLADVELTRVHLEEDTARSQHDHDGVSLVDFNRAGVPLMELVTEPVIHDAGTAGRFARELQLLLQTINISDAQMERGEMRIEANISVSKTDKLGTKVEVKNLNSFKSVESAIAYEVQRQIRLLEEGGVVEQETRGWDEVKLRTYTQRKKESAKDYRYFPDPDLTKINTPEYNLFSESRLSEILPVLPNEKRLKYSDIGLPAAQIELIISTRVIDDFFCELLETFNDLSNDVVKLSANYLTSDILSMIDLEESRKLSLSVPNFAKLMIILNKGSINSRVAKHLLRELLETDFDPEKIAEERGLLQTFNPEALLPTVREIIAEFPEVVADYKAGKEASIQFLVGQGMKKTKGAANPGLLLDLLRQELK
- the obgE gene encoding GTPase ObgE, producing the protein MFVDQITIYAKAGDGGDGVVRWNREKFKPKGGPAGGNGGRGGSIVMRAVRDVNLLAKYTGEKKFEAEKGGDGMNKNLHGKNGENLVVDIPVGSIVTDEARGRVYEFMSEGQTEIIFKGGRGGLGNRHFRSAINQAPEESTLGKKGEEGTVTVTLSLVVDVGLIGKPNAGKSTLLNTLTNANSKIGSYPFTTIEPHLGDLNGYVLADIPGLIAGASSGKGLGHTFLRHVTHTKMLLHLISVEEDDVLSSYQAIRDELFAYDTSLVNKEEWVIITKIDLINKAKLDELMGAIDKIAKRVLAISVNSGVGIKELQTALSKHLLES
- a CDS encoding phage holin family protein, which codes for MLRLINKLLLTALTLLVVAAYIPGIEIDGFYPAIIAAITIGLLNLFVRPVLFILTLPITVITLGLFMIIINAALFWFAASFIEGFAVASFLHALLGSLIVSVVSAVGNKYL